Proteins from a genomic interval of Solea solea chromosome 10, fSolSol10.1, whole genome shotgun sequence:
- the LOC131466556 gene encoding E3 ubiquitin-protein ligase RBBP6-like isoform X1: MSCVHYKFSSKLDYNTVTFDGLHITLNELKRQIMARERLKATDCDLQITNAQTREEYTDDEAHIPKHSSVIVRRTPIGGVKPAGRTFIVDRSDTAVVGSSRPTDSSPSMSLAQLAKTANLVDANASEEDKIKAMMSQSNHQYDPIHYSKKAVGPPPANYTCFRCLKAGHYIRQCPMLLVQDKSVEAPKPVKTSKGIPQSFMVKAEPGTKGAMLTSTGEYAIPAIDAEAYAQGKKERPPFVPHEQSSSEDDSDPIPDELLCPICNDLMTDAVVIPCCGNSYCDECIRTALLDSEEHICFTCKQSDVSPDNLIANKFLRQAVNNFKNETGYTKQSRKQVQHATLPPPRPQLTRPLPSRQQDPLLANAIPSPPSVPTAAPQSQVQPPVSTPADTSTAPSSPQATAVDGQDVSTSPAPAADHHSPIHSSSQGEPPPPGEIDPEPPVRAASETTSESGSHAFHLPLIGHPPPARLPNPPGHQSRPHHSQRGGGRPWERSYRSRGEYPPTHIQTAPPLAPAPPVYPSPSLYPPPLQPYPPPYTTGPGLIGPPPIGYQPQPIYAPGPPGLNLNAWVPPGTQPHLPHLPPSLPQPPLSKDDFYRQRHRQDKVTSKLDEFTQDFHKELMKYRNSPKRRRRSFSRSRSYSRSPFSRSYSRSRSRSRSYSYTPSRSRSRSRSHGRSYPRSPYSRRNGRSYGRSRTRSRSRSRSYGYRRSGSPRSPTSYRGPGWEGPEGAVPFRSRSRSRSPGGFRSRSPGGRKLPPRELPPYELKGRSPGGDDRWERERYRQWEKEYTDWYNKYYKDYDGQPPSMHHRGRGSRDRDRDRDRVRDRMSPLSRDYSPHGRGRRGREERGAPPHHPPSSSSSGTKSSNKVLKTKKLKRKKTGEEAEASNQSDRGDATPVRDEPMDEIPSLNTTSPVSSKPASGSASAKAPASKSSAAPAKPSTKATSKTQSDKTKKDKGQKVKAKVKTESVKPKSEKVKKKSVEGVAIKKKDSSSSSSSVAKPLKTIKTKSEDALSSTTPKKDKSKSSSVRPPLLKTPPLSSQNMPLPLPSVHDGPRLGHDIRGRRDLPPSGGLLPMTHQHGLPLLHRPPSPADSRRRMGDEGRSLLGPPPGKLRRIDGLGGDVLCHPHLSHQMPLHRHPHSDRPGLLPLPGSRDMGRGEADRGPIRPLMDLPMSLPQRRIKLNRDLGRKGSIDTPVSERAPSGPEKTGSTSDRSAAINSSEGDRSSSTSDGAGRKDWPASAERQGSDREQDKSSALDRERERVSGSDRDRDRVSGSDRISSSDRDRVSGSDRDRVSGSDRERDRVSGSDRDRVSGSDRDRDRVSGSDRDRVSGSDRISSSDRDRVSGSDRDRVSGSDRISDRDRVSGSDRVSDRDRVSGSDRDRVSGMDRDRVSGMDRDRDRVSGLDRDRDRVSASDKDRIPGSDRIPVSDRVSGSDKERLPGSDKERLPGSDKERLPGSDKERLPVSDKERLPVSDKERLPGSDKERLPGSDKERLPGSDREKDKVSGSNSEKVAVTVQRDAEGERTVRTERKTSSGGSGVGGAGRSVCLDKMTIGEKLAVTKKQTDPPEKPSVPSERGEGSERAAKSDRSVSKDRTERSVPSGEKPAAAQKEAVKDCEGSVVKKKPRISRKILTSHTVSSTSTAPTQEPLIQLPPRSKWEREDDEEGQENGVDVPKEPTPPAQRSRGREVLGEATKPIRAEARDFVREERRGLREEKKVRTPRDEGKGSRVSQSNSEKPTKPKIVREENRGVRDEGRSTAREEARGGGGRDEGRGVTGKEERLSDARGGGGREGSRGPEPRRQRLCSDLGRETDEAAFVPDYSEGEGSEPERGQSGSPSVSHSQPSRSPTLSIHSDTATNNTAEKKKKKHKKHKKHKKHKKHGSQEKVENKEHKHKHKKKKHKKNKDKDEEDDDDEEEEEKTTTEKVEEEAPSIQEQS, encoded by the exons ATGTCGTGTGTTCACTACAAGTTTTCTTCCAAACTGGACTACAACACAGTCACTTTCGATGGGCTGCACATCACTCTCAACGAGCTTAAACGGCAGATTATGGCTCGGGAGCGCCTCAAGGCCACAGACTGCGACCTGCAGATCACCAATGCGCAAACTCGAGAAG AATATACTGATGATGAAGCCCACATTCCAAAACACTCGTCCGTGATTGTCCGCCGTACTCCGATCGGTGGAGTAAAACCTGCTGGCAGGACGTTCATTGT AGATCGTTCTGACACAGCTGTGGTGGGATCATCTAGACCC ACCGATTCTTCTCCCTCTATGTCACTCGCCCAACTTGCCAAG ACTGCTAATCTGGTTGATGCAAATGCATCAGAGGAAGACAAGATCAAAGCTATGATGTCTCAGTCCAACCATCAATATGACCCCATACA TTACTCCAAGAAGGCAGTGGGACCTCCACCCGCTAATTATACCTGCTTTCGCTGTCTAAAGGCTGGTCACTACATTCGACAGTGCCCCATGCTGCTG gtCCAGGATAAGAGTGTAGAGGCTCCTAAGCCGGTAAAGACCAGTAAAGGTATTCCTCAGAGCTTCATGGTGAAAGCTGAGCCAGGCACCAAAGGAGCCATGTTAACCAGCACTGGAGAATACGCAATACCTGCGATAGATGC GGAAGCATATGCTCAAGGAAAGAAAGAGCGCCCTCCCTTTGTTCCTCATGAGCAGTCATCATCTGAGGACGATTCAGACCCAATCCCTGATGAACTCCTCTGCCCAATCTGTAATGACTTGATGACAGATGCTGTGGTTATACCCTGCTGTGGGAACAGTTACTGTGATGAAT GTATAAGGACTGCCTTGTTGGACTCGGAGGAGCATATCTGCTTCACATGTAAGCAGTCGGATGTTTCACCTGATAATCTAATTGCCAACAAATTTCTTCGTCAG GCTGTAAACAACTTTAAGAATGAGACGGGATACACCAAACAATCTCGCAAGCAGGTCCAACATGCAACCTTGCCGCCACCGCGCCCTCAGTTGACCAGGCCACTGCCCTCAAGACAGCAAGACCCACTGCTAGCAAATGCCATTCCCTCACCTCCAAGTGTACCCACAGCTGCACCTCAATCACAGGTCCAGCCCCCTGTATCTACTCCTGCTGATACATCCACTGCTCCTAGTTCTCCTCAAGCAACTGCTGTTGATGGTCAAGATGTTTCAACATCCCCTGCACCTGCTGCTGACCATCATTCTCCGATTCACTCCTCCAGCCAGGGTGAACCACCCCCTCCAGG TGAAATAGATCCAGAACCACCTGTGAGAGCAGCCTCCGAAACTACCTCAGAGAGTGGATCACAT GCCTTCCATTTACCACTTATTGGCCATCCACCACCTGCAAGGCTGCCTAATCCACcag GTCACCAGTCAAGGCCGCATCACTCTCAGAGAGGGGGAGGCAGACCGTGGGAGAG GTCCTACAGAAGTAGAGGAGAGTACCCCCCCACCCACATCCAAACGGCTCCACCTCTTGCACCCGCTCCTCCAGTATATCCATCTCCGTCCCTGTATCCTCCCCCACTGCAGCCCTACCCCCCTCCATACACCACTGGCCCCGGCCTTATTGGTCCTCCTCCAATTGGTTACCAACCCCAGCCTATCTATGCCCCTGGACCACCAGGGCTCAACCTCAATGCATGGGTTCCCCCTGGTACCCAGCCCCATCTACCCCATCTTCCACCTTCCCTTCCTCAGCCTCCCCTCTCAAAGGACGATTTCTACAGACAGCGGCACAGACAGGACAA AGTCACCTCCAAACTAGATGAATTTACTCAAGACTTCCACAAAGAACTTATGAAGTACAGAAATTCCCCAAAGAGACGACGACGGTCTTTCTCCAG GTCCCGGTCGTACAGTCGCTCTCCGTTCAGCCGTTCTTACAGTCGCTCAAGATCCAGATCCAGGTCTTACTCTTATACCCCCAGTCGATCACGCTCCCGTTCACGCTCCCATGGTCGGTCTTATCCCCGCTCCCCTTACTCCAGACGCAATGGACGCAGTTATGGACGCTCACGGACAAGATCCCGCTCCCGTTCGCGGTCCTACGGGTACCGGCGCTCTGGCTCACCACGATCTCCTACCTCCTATCGGGGTCCAGGCTGGGAGGGACCAGAAGGAGCAGTACCCTTCAGGTCCAGGTCACGGTCTCGTTCCCCTGGGGGCTTCCGAAGCCGCAGCCCAGGGGGGCGGAAGCTACCACCTCGGGAGCTGCCACCATATGAGCTTAAGGGAAGAAGCCCTGGAGGTGATGATCGCTGGGAGAGGGAAAGGTATCGACAATGGGAAAAAGAATACACAGATTGGTACAACAAATACTACAAAGACTATGACGGCCAACCACCTTCAATGCATCACAGAGGCCgtggcagcagagacagagacagagacagggacagggTGCGTGATAGAATGTCCCCACTATCAAGAGATTACTCTCCCCATggtagaggaagaagagggagagaagagagaggtgCTCCCCCTCACCATCCtccatcctcttcctcatctgGGACTAAGTCCAGTAACAAAGtcttgaaaacaaagaaattgaaaagaaaaaagactggAGAGGAAGCGGAGGCTTCAAATCAGTCAGACAGAGGTGATGCTACTCCTGTCAGAGATGAACCGATGGATGAAATCCCCTCACTCAATACAACATCTCCTGTCTCCTCAAAACCTGCATCTGGTTCTGCATCCGCTAAAGCTCCAGCTTCTAAAAGTTCTGCTGCACCAGCTAAACCTTCGACCAAGGCTACATCAAAGACACAGTCTGACAAAACTAAGAAGGATAAGGGTCAGAAGGTTAAAGCTAAAGTGAAGACAGAGAGTGTGAAACCAAAAAGTGAAAAGGTAAAGAAAAAGTCTGTAGAAGGGGTGGCCATCAAAAAGAAAgattcatcttcctcctcctcctctgttgctAAACCATTAAAGACCATTAAAACTAAATCAGAAGATGCTTTGAGCTCAACTACCCCTAAAAAAGACAAGAGTAAAAGCTCTTCAGTTAGGCCTCCTCTGCTTAAGACCCCTCCACTGTCCTCCCAGAACATGCCTCTACCTCTTCCTTCTGTTCATGACGGTCCCCGTCTTGGCCATGACATTCGGGGAAGAAGAGATCTTCCACCTAGTGGTGGTCTACTTCCCATGACTCATCAACATGGACTCCCACTCCTTCATCGACCTCCCTCACCAGCGGACAGTCGTAGAAGAATGGGAGATGAGGGCCGCTCTTTACTTGGACCTCCTCCCGGAAAGCTGAGGAGGATTGATGGGCTTGGTGGTGACGTCCTCTGTCACCCACACCTTTCTCACCAGATGCCGCTCCACAGACATCCGCACTCAGACAGACCAGGTCTTCTTCCACTTCCAGGGAGCCGCGACATGGGCCGTGGAGAGGCAGATCGGGGACCCATCAGACCTCTGATGGACCTGCCG ATGTCACTACCCCAAAGGAGGATTAAGTTGAACAGGGATCTTGGGAGAAAAGGCAGCATTGATACGCCAGTCTCGGAGAGAGCACCATCAGGCCCTGAGAAAACTGGTTCCACCTCAGACCGATCAGCTGCTATCAACTCATCGGAAGGAGACAGATCCAGCAGCACATCAGATGGAGCTGGAAGAAAGGACTGGCCTGCATCTGCTGAGAGACAAGGTTCAGACCGAGAGCAGGACAAAAGCTCAGCactggacagagagagggagagagtctCTGGCtcggacagggacagggacagggtcTCTGGCTCAGACCGGATCTCTAGCTCGGACAGGGATAGAGTCTCTGGCTCGGACAGGGACAGAGTCTCTGGCtcggacagagagagggacagagtcTCTGGCTCGGACAGGGACAGGGTCTCTGGCtcggacagggacagggacagggtcTCTGGCTCGGACAGGGACAGGGTCTCTGGCTCAGACCGGATCTCTAGCTCGGACAGGGATAGAGTCTCTGGCTCGGACAGGGACAGAGTCTCTGGTTCGGACAGGATATCGGACAGAGACAGGGTCTCTGGATCGGACAGGGTATCAGACAGGGACAGGGTCTCTGGCTCGGACAGGGACAGAGTTTCTGgcatggacagagacagagtctcTGGCAtggacagggacagagacagagtctcTGGCttagacagggacagagaccgAGTCTCTGCCTCAGACAAAGACAGGATCCCTGGATCGGACAGGATCCCTGTATCGGACAGGGTCTCTGGATCTGACAAAGAGAGACTTCCTGGATCTGACAAAGAGAGACTCCCTGGATCTGATAAAGAGAGACTCCCTGGATCTGACAAAGAGAGACTTCCTGTATCTGACAAAGAGAGACTCCCTGTATCTGACAAAGAGAGACTCCCTGGATCTGATAAAGAGAGACTCCCTGGATCTGACAAAGAGAGACTCCCTGGgtcagacagagagaaggacaAGGTCTCAGGCTCAAATTCAGAAAAAGTAGCAGTTACAGTTCAAAGAGATGCCGAAGGAGAGAGGACTGTGAGGACAGAGCGAAAGACCTCCAGTGGAGGAAGTGGAGTAGGTGGAGCAGGgcggtctgtctgtctggataAAATGACCATTGGTGAGAAATTGGCTGTCACCAAGAAACAGACGGACCCTCCAGAGAAACCAAGCGTGCCCTCTGAGAGAGGTGAAGGGTCAGAAAGAGCTGCTAAATCTGAcag GAGTGTGTCCAAGGACAGAACAGAAAGGAGTGTCCCCTCTGGAGAGAAACCAGCTGCTGCTCAGAAAGAAG CAGTGAAAGATTGCGAAGGGTCTGTTGTGAAGAAAAAACCACGGATCAGTCGAAAGATTCTGACTAGTCACACTGTGAGCTCTACCAG CACTGCACCAACGCAAGAACCACTCATTCAGTTACCTCCTCGCTCCAAGTGGGAGAgagaggatgatgaagagggGCAGGAAAATGGAGTTGATGTTCCCAAGGAGCCGACACCACCCGCTCAGAGGAGCCGAGGCAGAGAGGTTCTGGGTGAGGCAACTAAACCAATCAGGGCCGAAGCCCGGGATTTCgtaagagaggagaggagaggtttgagggaggagaagaaagtgaGAACACCACGGGACGAGGGTAAAGGTAGCAGGGTGTCGCAGTCAAATTCtgaaaaaccaaccaaaccaaaaatagtgagagaggagaacagaggagtGAGGGATGAAGGGAGATCTACTGCAAGAGAGGAggcaagaggaggagggggaagagaTGAGGGGCGAGGAGTGACAGGGAAGGAAGAAAGATTATCAGATGCCAGAGGTGGGGGAGGACGAGAGGGGAGTCGTGGCCCGGAGCCCAGGAGACAACGTTTGTGTTCTGACTTGGGCCGTGAGACAGACGAGGCCGCCTTTGTTCCCGATTACAGCGAAGGTGAGGGATCGGAaccagagagaggacagagtggCAGTCCCAGTGTGTCCCATAGCCAACCCTCCCGCAGCCCCACCCTGAGCATCCACAGTGACACGGCAACCAACAACAcagcagaaaagaagaagaagaaacacaagaaacataagaaacacaaaaagcacAAGAAACACGGCAGTCAGGAAAAAGTGGAAAACAAGGAGCATaagcacaaacacaagaagaagaaacataaaaagaacaaagacaaagatgaggaggatgatgatgatgaggaggaggaagagaagacaACAACCGAGAAAGTAGAAGAGGAAGCTCCTTCCATACAGGAGCAAAGTTAA